One Engraulis encrasicolus isolate BLACKSEA-1 chromosome 4, IST_EnEncr_1.0, whole genome shotgun sequence genomic window, GTCCATTTCCAAAACGTTCTTTTATCACACGAGCACTTTATACCGTGTATAGAGCATTTATAGTGCAAAATGGAAAATTGCAAAAGCTACACTCTTACTGTaaaacttcctctctctctgcaggcaaGCACCGTCAGTTCTTCAAGTCTGGTGATGTGGTGATTGTGGTGACAGGCTGGCGTCCAGGCTCCGGCTACACCAACACCATGCGTGTGGTGCTGGTGCCTTGAGCGGGAGctcttgatacacacacacacacacacacacactcgattgcACATACATGATTGTCTGGGAAGGGAAGGAACCATGTGCCTCTCAGATTGCCACTGTAACACACCAATAAAATGAAGAGAACTGTCTCAACTCTTGCAGCAGCTGTCTCATATGTTTGTCTGGATTGTTACTGGTGTCACCGTtgatggctgccagtgtcttttcacaccacgtgtgtgtgtgtgtgtgtgtgtgtgtgtgtgtgtgtgtgtgtgtgtgtgtgtgtgtgtgtgtgtgtgtgtgtgtgtgtgtgtgtgtgtgtgtgtgtgtgtgtgtgtgtgtgtgtgcgcacgcgtgcgcatTAATTAAGAGTGTGATTTGCAGGGATTATGGTACAGAAGTGTGTAGAAAAACAGTCAATGcataactggagagacagacttGATATTTGAATGATTAGACTTAGTACATCTGTCAAAGATGaagtgaaagccgtgaaagcccacctgggaaactccaactcccattatgacacaacactccacagcacacaagtgtacactgcacacaatgaaattgcatttatgcttcacccgtgcaagggggcagcccccaatggcgccccaagggagcagtgcgacgggacggtaccatgctcaggatacctcagtcatggaggaaaatgggggagagcactggttaattactacccccaccaggGAGTCATAccagtaacctttgggctacaagtctgacgccctaaccgttttATGGAAATAGGTTGCTCCTTTGACCTATACATGGACACCTTCTTGAAAATAGCAGTCACTCATAGATGTGTTAACGAATTGAGGCTTATGCCCTCTATGCCACTGGCCCCCACAATGGTtgttagtgcacacacacacacacacacacacacacacacacacacacacacacacacacacacacacacacacacacacacacacacacacacacacacacacacacacacacacacacacacacaccatagcagtggtgtacacactcacaccataGACAACAGTACAGTACTACAATAAGCATTACCATGCTTGCAATTTGCGTCACAACCGATTACTGTGCTGCTGTGAGTGCAGAGGCCTCAGCAGCCACTAGGAGGCAGTACTGTAAAGATGGGGGAgtgctgagactgtgtgtgtgcattccaatatgcagactcctgtcctccactcgtGCTAGTGGCCTCCCGTTCTGCTGACGCCCCAccgccgtggagaaaacaattaagtctccccgctgtcagcctagccacaacaactttcggGGGCACTGTTCTTCATTAACCATCCCGAttgaaatgagaaaatgacattagaattatgCTTTCGCAAGACATTGGACTAATTGtctgtgacgtcatcatgaggtcccaagctggcaagtgagcaagggtggacgggagtccgcatattggaatgcaccctgtgggTTCTTTTTAATATCCTAACTCCTgttctcccttgctcccttgtctgtgtgtggcctcgtgatgacgtcattgTGTTGTTCaagtgttcaagttcaagtgttgTTTAATATCTTGAGAAATttcaatgtaattttctcatttgcagtcccACTCATCTGGAGCGTATGTGCTTCCAGAAAATATATGTTTTTCATAGCTTATAGGCCTATACTAGGCTACATTTCAATTCATGGGAAGGTAATGTATTTATACAAACTGTATTTTCTAAATGTAATGCCTATGGTATTTACATGTGATATAACATAGATAGACATAGACATTGTAAAACTCACTTGCACACCCATACCTAACATTGGCATTGTGAACTTTACTGAGTATCATTATAAAgggcagtaaaaaaaacaaaaacaaataaagctACCAAAAAAATGTCCCTCAGCgatggagaattaaaaaaaaatcattggtaACTTTTGCCACATTAggtgcatggccgtagccaggagttcgaaataagggaggtccatagtgcgcgCACAGCGCACCAACAATTTTTTATATTGGATATAAACTATACTAAAACAGACTACCTTAAGTAATATTGATATAGATATAATAAATATTCTGTCAGTATATGACATGGCCTGTATGTAGCAGGATAGCCGAAGAAATTGATTGTCTATGACCAGTTAATTTTGCAACTAATGTTTGTTAACGTTAATTGCTGAGTCagggacacacacgtgtcatacacatggaaagggcagaaagagacctttccaatggtaccacacactcacccatacacaaaagctatgtaaataaaaacgtgAATTGAAACGTGTATGCAAAAATTGAGAtacaaaaaatacattatttctctaaaagttagggaggtccggacctcccttacctcatatgtagCTACGACCATGATTAGGTGATACCGATACGTGATTTTTTTGGGTGGATCGTGATTGCTAATTGCTAAATTGAAGATTCATGTATGAACTATAAACGTAAAATCTCACATGGCACCTTATATCACTATGAGGACACAGTTCAGCATATAAACATTGTACAATGTGTATGTTTGATTACATTGTTTGCTTTGGCACACACTGTAATACCAGTGTGACCCATTTCTTATTTTCCAGATATAAAACTGCCATGTAAGTTGTGTCTTTATAATATCATATCTGTTTTGAATATTGTATCTTTGTTGCAATGGGAcaccatacagacacaaacaccacaTACACTGTCTACCCCATCCCTCAAGGTACACCACAGTCCTCCATTGGGTGAAGGTCACTAGACCAGCAAAAATGAGCTGATCACCTGTCACAGATCTCTGCCAAGCTTAGGATACTCTCTCTgtccgtgagtgcgtgtgtgtgtgcgtgcgtgtgtgtgtggtgtactagTAGAAAAGGATACCATGTGTGGATTGAAAAGGTCATGTGTGTGTTgcgctcctcctcttctcctgcatTGAACACGTTTGAGGTGCTTGACATCCATGTTAATCCGCTCTTATCTGGCCCCCACATCCATCTTggactctctaacacacacacatgcacgcacgcacccacacacgcacagtcgcacacacatgcgcgtgcacacaaacaatcactcactcactcactcactcactcacacacacacacacacacacacacacacacacacacacacacacacacacacacacacacacacacacacacacacacacacccaagccacCTCTCCCTGTTACCATGACAGACGACAGACagagggtctatgtctatgcataCAACCTCTCAgaccagcgtgcgtgtgtgtgtacacgtgtgtgtgtgtgtgtgtgtgtgtgtgtgtgtgtgtgtgtgtgtgtgtgtgtgtgtgtgtgtgtgtgtgtgtgtgtgagtgtgtgtgtgtgtgtgtgtgtgtgtgcacgtgtgtgtgtgaagttcatGGGTGTGAGGACCAGTTAATTTGTGAGAAGGTGTGTGAGGCACAGGAAGGATGAGACAGCGTGCTAAGAAAATGAGACTATGACTGAGAAGTGAGAACAGGGCAAGAGCAGTATGATTTACTCTTTGCTTTAGTATGTAAGACGGTATAACAATGAGCTTGTATAACtgtgtgggagagggagtgagtgtgtagggagacagtgtgtttgtgcagtcgtGTCTGTGGGGTAGTATGTGTCCAGGAAAGAGCCGTCTATGAGGGGAGTGTATGAGGAATTGAGACTGTtcaggaggtagagagaaagagagatagatagatagagagagtaatagatagatagatagattgattgatagaaagagataaatagatagatggagagagagagagagtaatagatagatggatagagagagagagagagagagagagagagagagagagagagagagagagagagagagagagagagagagagagacagacagagagagagacacagagagagagagagagagaatgtgtgtgtggagtctgtgtgtgtatgactgagccatctttatttcacattagaattcacATCACCTCACATTGGCCAGCAAACAAGATGGATCCATCTAactcgcactgtgtgtgtgtgtgtgtgtgtgtgtgtgtgtgtgtgtgtgtgtgtgtgtgtgtgtgtgtgtgtgtgtgtgtgtgtgtgtgtgtgtgtgtgtgtgtgtgtgtgtgtgtgtgtgtgtgtgtgtgagtgtgcacacgtTTCTGCTGCAAGCAACCTGTGCATGGTCAATgcaggagtgtgtgcatgtttatgtgtgcgtaAAAAACAACTGCAAAAGCTGGTGTTTATCAATGTTGCAAACAATTCATGGCCGaggcactacagtgtgtgtgtgtgtgtgtgtgtgtgtgtgtgtgtgtgtgtgtgtgtgtgtgtgtgtgtgtgtgtgtgtgtgtgtgtgtgtgtgtgcgtgtgtgtgtgtgcgtgcatgcgtgttggagAGTTGGGGATGAGACTCATGTGAGATAGAGATACCAGACAAACTACTGTAGGGTAGCATAGGGTTGGGGGTGGCGTCACACCGGGGTGGTTGCCTAGCGAGGAATTGATCCAGTAGCCAGAGGAGGAAGTGGATGATGCTATCTGGCCATGCCTAAGGACCCTCAGAGCCAGGAACTAATAGAccaacacacagttacacacacacacacacacacacacacacacacacacacacacacacacacacacacacacacacacacacacacacacacacacacacaggcacagacacacacgcgcgcacacacaggagtGCACATATAGATCACCCATGTGCACATATAGagcacccatgtacacacacagacacagacacagtcacagacacagtcgcatagacacacagacacagactccccCTTGGCAAGGCAGCCAGCTGTTACTGCAGGGGCTAGATTGTCAAGGACATGAccttgcagggtgtgtgtgtgtgtgtgtgcactaaccCCAGacacagagcaggagagagagagagagcgagagacagacagagagagagagagagagagagagagagagagagagagagagagagagagagagagagagagagagcgagcgagcgagcgagagagagagaggagtagatttTTACAATGCAGATCAtgcaacaaaaaaaatagaaCTATAAAGTAGACAGCCATGAAAAGAACAACacattgtttatttgtttatttcctccTGCTAGAGTGAAAACAATATGAATTGATGATGATACCACCCTGTCATGGACTTCAGGCAGATAtgaacatgacatgacacacatGAGGGTaaactactgagagagagagagagagagagagagagagagagagagagagagagagagagagagagagagagagagagagagagagagaaagaaagagagagagaaagagagaaagagagagagacagagtatgcagagggggtgggggtccaCATGTCACAGCTATATGACTGCCCCCCACACTCACCTTGGTCTGTTTACCTCTGTAGGTAATGGCCAAATGAACacaaatgtgcgcgcacacacacacacacacacacattgatgacaGGTGAAGACAATGTCCAAACACACTGAGAGCTTGACACAGCTGGTCCCTCAGCACAAGCCTTCCACTCCAGAAAGAGGAAGTCCTCTGGGATAAAGAGGAAGATGAGCGTCTCTGGAGTTCGCACGGTATCATAATAAGAGTCTTCAAAGCAGCACGCTGGGCCTTGCATATAGGCGCCAGCAGAGTCCTGAGCCTTCCTCTCCTCAaaccttcctcctccatcctcatcctcatccagcGCTTGCTAGCAGGGCCACCggtgacactctcacacacactaaagaaATCACCATGACAACGATGACAGATGGAGACGGATGGATGTCTGGGGTATGCTCTGCACCCCAGGATCCACCATAACGCAGACACTTTGGGGATGACGccaacacaaacagacataatATGTGTGAAAGGAATACTGCATAGTTTGGTAGAGATATTCCCTTTTTTTAGGAAGGGTGAGGGTATGGATGGGTGGAAGTTTGGGGGTGTGGTTGGGTCTCTTTTTTCTGCCCCTCTACAGGTCAGGAGTCCACCACAGATACAAAAAACACAGAGCAAAAACATCATCAGTGGAAATATACAGCTGGCAAGTACTTAACAATACCCATTATAGGAAACAGTTTGCTTAGGTTGTACACAGTCCAGTTAAATCATTGCAGCAATAATCAtctcgtttgtgtgtgcgtgtgtgtgtgcgtgtttgtgtgtgtgtgtgtgtgtgcatgtgcgtgtgtatccatGGATACACTGTCATTTATTAAACATGATATGCAGCTGGAGATGATATTGGAGAGTGACACCTTAAATTACACTAGAAGTTGTTATTATTGgcatattattattgtcattattattgttgctgttgttgtttacatAGACCATAACAACTTTGGCATCTGGGTGTAGGGAGAGACATTTTTAAAACGAAATAGGATGATATGTTAGTGCATCGCCCATTATTGTCCATGAtctcagcaccccctccccccctcaatCCGGAAGGGAGGAGACACACTCTGCAGTACAAAAGCTGTTTAtgtgcaaaatcaaacatttgcacacacgtacactgcacgaagacatgtacaaacacacacgcacacgcacgcgcacacgcacgcacgcacacacacacacacacacacacacacacacacacacacacacacacacacacacacacacagtttttttatTGCTTGGGTACAGGGAACAGGGACACATAGAAAGCTGGTACAAAACGATTGCGATACATTCTTAATCTTCATCTTATCTGGTGGTGGTGACGACGGTGGTGGAGGGAGATGGCGAGGAGCAGGTTGGTTTGCCCATCTGGTTTCAGGGTGCTAAGGCAGTGGAGTTACTGAAACAAGGGAAGGCCATAGATACTCCAcgctagacacacacgcacgcacacacacacgcacacctacagtaccaggctgcacgcacgcacatgcgggcacgcacacacacgcaaacgcacacacgcacgcacgcacgcacgcacacacacacttgcctctgTCAAAAAGCACTCTCTCTCGGGCACACTCAGGCCAGGGTCTAGCGGCGGAACGGCTATGGTTGAAGTAATCGGGTGGCTGAGTAAGACTGCATGtggtagtgtgtgagagagagagagagagagagagagagagagagagagaaagagagagtgtgtgcaagcAGTCTATGAgtatggtgcgtgcgtgcgtgtgcgcgcgcatgtgtttacTGTGCGAAATGTTCTCATGTGTTCTCCAATTAGCATCATCATGTAAAGAGGCAGTAATGTTTTGCTCTATGAAAGGCGCTCCCCTGCAGGCCAAAAAAACAATAACCCCATTAAATATCAGAACATACACAACACGGGAGCCAACATACGAGCACAGTATCATTGCATTATGGTGGAGTACTCACAGCCAATGAATTACCATGTTATTGTCGGGTACTCGCACAAACCATCTCGTAGCGTACAGTGCTCACACTATCAGGGCCACCGCACCGTATGAGAAAAATCACAATCGCAGCAACCGCCATATTGCCGCAATCCCAAACCACCATGTTTCCCACCATTAATAACAGTAACCACCTTATTATTACTCACAGTAACCCACTTCGACTGGCTGCATTGGTACAGTGGCGGTAAAAAAACGCTGGGAAGACAAATCGCAGGttgacacacacagccagggaccGCCAGAGACGTGTGCctgttgctattattacatttcctTTCACGTTATTTGAGACTTTTGTCTTTTGTATCGATTACAAATATATTTGGCTGGAACAAAAGAAAAAGCTTTGAATAGTTTTGGTCTAGAAAAAGGATGGACAGCAAGTTGAGGTGACTCAGGCCAgcagcctaagtgtgtgtgtgtgcgtgcgtgtgtgtgtgttgttatacgAGTATATGAACACATGTGATCACCTGTTTCAACCTGCACttaatgtgcatttgtgtgtgtgtgtgtgtgtgtgtgtgtgtgtgtgtgtgtgtgtgtgtgtgtgtgtgtgtgtgtgtgtgtgtgtgtgtgtgtgtgtgtgcgtgtgcgtgtgcgtgcttgcgtgtgcatctGCTTGGTTGCCTGACAATGGCAGCCGTGACTCTTAGCTCTGGAGAGGCATGTTCAAAGCTGCTCCCCTTGTCCAGTTCTCATAAGTTTGAGGGCATTTTGGGCTGAGAGCCCGCCCGGCCCCTGGGCGTCCCTGGGCCAGAAGCGGGCCGCGGGAGGCTCGTCGGTGCTGCCGCAGCCCCTGCCTGGAGTGCTGGGGACAGAGGGGAGACAGGAGTCTGGGTGGTGGTGGCCGGGGTCATGTGACCCGATATGGTGGACAAGGgtttgctgctgctgccaccgagTGTTGGGGAAGAGGTGCACGTGGAGAAAGAGCACATCACTGGGGACGCCCCCGCCGTGACCTCCGACCCCTGTTTGAGCCGTggcggcgtggtggtggtggtggagtgtgaAGTCGTGATGGTGCTAAGGTCCTGTAAGGGCAGCTCGACCCCACGCGCATCGTCCCTGTGTGGGGGGCTACCGCGAGCtgtctgggggtggggggtcaggtCCACCACGCACACCTCCCTGTGTGGGCTGGGCAGCTGGGGGGGAAAGAGGGCACGCGGCGGGGCGGCCAGGGAGGAAGCCCATGCTGGCGACCCCGACCCGCAGGGAGTCTGCACCGGGCTACCGGGGACACCGGGGCTGCCACCGCCactgccgccgccaccgccgccgccaccgccgccaccgcgCTGCCAGTGTTTGTCCAGTAGGGGGCTGTGTAACAGGGGGCTGTGTACAGGGGGCGTGTTCGAGGGGGACGGAGAGCCGGTGCGCGAACCGTACTGCGCCAGGGAGGCCAGAGCCGAGGACGCCGGCGACAGCACCGGCGTCACCACCACCTGCCGTCCCCCGGGCCCCGCCTGCTGGGGCGATCCTCGGGATGGGGGAGTGGGGACCAGCGGTGGGGGCAAAggcgaggagggggggagaggtgaagagggtaGGAGAGGTGAAGGGGTTGGTAGAGGTGAAGAGGGTGGGAGAGTTGAGGATGgtgggagaggtgaagaggggcggaaaggggaagggggtgggagagggaaagagagaaggagaggggaagagggtggAAGAGTTGACGATGGTGGCAGCGGGAAGTAGGGTGCCGGGGCCGGAGCAGCtggcagtggagaggaggagggcatcgACGATGGGGTTGGCATCGGAGAGGGAACTGCCAGGGGCGAGGgtgcaggaagaggagaggaggtaggcaTTGGCGAGGAGGCTGGCAGGGGTGAGGGAAGCggctggggagaggaggaggatggcagcGGGGAGCGGGTTGGAAGGGGCGAGGGGGCAGACAGGGGAGATGCGGGTGCCCGCGGTGAGCGCTGCTCCAGACGGGTGTGGGGGGTGGCGATCGGGGACCCAGCGGCAGTGCCGGCGGCTGCTGAGTAGAGGGCGAAGGGCTGGTTGGCAGAGGTGCGGCCCAGCCGGATGAGCTCCTGGCCGGGCTTGCTGGCCTGCAGCTGGGCCGCCTGCAGCTGGCTGAGGATGGGGTTGATGGAGCTGGCGATGAGCGGCGCCAGGCTGGAGCCCCCGGTGGCCACAGAGTGGAACTGCCGAGCGGCCCGCCCCGTCGTCGGCACTCGTCCCGTCGGCGGCGCCCCCTGTTGGAAGAAGCCAGGGAGCGGCGTGGTGGTGGGCAGGGGGTCTGGGGAGATGGACATGGGCTGGCTGTGGGCCACGTGTTTGGGCGGAGGGTGCAGCTGGGCAGAACTGGAACACGTGGACACGCAGGACGAAGGGTGTCTTTGGGGGCGGGGAGCAGGGGCGCCCCCTGGCTGTGACGGTGAGGTAACGCTGgtggtgcaggtggtggtggtggtgatggtggtggcgacCACAGAGAGGAGGGAGCGAGACGAGGACGGGGACGGGgggccagagaggagagaggtgcagGAGGAGCGCTTGGCCCGAAGCGAGTCCAGAATGGGGGTCTCCACCCCTGAGGAGAACTGGGAGGGGCTGTGGCCAGcgccagaggcagaggcaggttcAGCAAACGGGGACGCCCCAAAGGGGTACCTCCTGACCTGGGAGCCACCCCCCTTCAGGGAGCCCAGAGGGGCAGCGGGGGGACGGAAGAGGGCGTGGGGCAGGTGGGGGTGGCGGGTCAGGGCGATGGCCACggaggtggtggcggcggcggcctGTAGCGGCGCCTGGATGAGGGGAGCCCAGATGACGTGAGCTGGGTCCGGGCCGTGAGGGGCGACCCCCGTcggggtggtggggatgaggtggGCACAGTGGGCCATGTCGCGGTCGTGCTGCACAATCTGCTGGATGATCTCCGTCTCGAGGCCGTCCTGCTCGCCCGAGTTCAGGTCGTGCTGGACCTTGTGCTGCAGGACCGAGTTCCTCTTCCCTACACGGCAAAGCAGAGGCAAATCTTAAGGCGATTCAAGTAGGTTATTGTGGTGTAGTTTAGTAACAGAATGTCGGTAGTAATGTAATTCAGCTGTAGTGATATATATCCTGGACTTTGTAGCCtttgcagtgtacagtgtgtatgcaCACGTATTATAGAGTTTTGCTACCTTATGCTGAAGTAATTAAGATGTATAATTACTTGAGCGTACACTGAAAGGCATACACATCACAATCCAAGATATAAATCACTACAGATGAATTACATTACCATAGCAAGACATTCTGTGGCTAAATTACACCATAATAGCCCAATTGAATGCCCTAGAATTAACTAAatcaattacattcaattacaATAAATTACCATAGCAAGATATAAACATaacatacattaaaaaaagaaacctgGCATGGAACCATAAGCAAAACTGAAGGTTGAGGGTGAACAAAGGTTTGCTCTCAAACTGCTTAACTGCACATAATAATAGACTAGCGCAGCCAACTCGTCACTGAGCTAAGCTCTCCCCAATGCTTTGCTTGGATTCAGTCTGTTAAGAATATGCTCCACTGATAGTGTTGCGATTGGAGGAGAGTTTTCAGGTATACGGCATGCTCATCTACATGGTACGAGCCGAGGCTAAACCAACATTTTCTGCCGCCATGGTTCCTTTACAAGGctggtagtggtgtgcattggcactgccctcctcgattcgattacgattcgggaggtagcgatttgatttgatttgattcgacGATGCATtgaaatacattacatttctactgagggCAAAGCACATTtctcatcagtcatgatgaggcaatagaagcagtcagatactgaacagcattttattggctgttttctgtatcagtcttacagttttcaatgctttgaagtgcttttatttaatttaacattcatttgctccggaaatatccacggaagtaattgaaacttgaaaaaatatgccgcatcgattatgacacttgccgcattgaattgaattgccctgcccccgcattgcgatgcattgccgaatcaattattgttgacaccactaaaggCTGGTGACTTCACTGAGTGGCTCTTCTAATTGTCTTCACTGTTTTTACTTCCTGTGCGTGGAATTGACTCCTCTCCTCAGGAAGTGGAGGATCAGAGTAGCTTTACACAGTAGCCAGCCTTGCCATCTGTAAACCTCCGGTCAATTCACATATTACGTCTGGGTCAGGTACTCTGGAAGATTATTCGTGTTGCCAGACAATatgaccaatcagcaaacagaggTGGTCAAGGAATGATGACGCATTACATACAAGTAGATTATACCAGCTGATTAAAATCTTAGCGATTGGACAAATCAGATGCAAATGTCAAACTGTAACATAGCTGACTCCTCCCACCAGCCATCTTTTCTCAATTCGCCCGTCTGTACGAATGACATTAGTACGAGGGCATGGTCTGACCACCAGGCTAGATACAAAGGGGGATGATTTGATTTCAGCTCTCACTGAGCTTGTCAAAGTGTCCTTCAGTCAGACGCCATATCTCCCATACTGATCCTGATGGTGCCTTACACGACaaccctggtgtgtgtttgtgttcgttttTAGACATTCTAACCCATTCGAAATTTTTACATTTGAGTGTAAATTGGCCATAAAATATGGTCTGATCTTCAGTAAAATAGCAAGACGGACCAGAACAGTGTCTGCTTCACCTAATGCCACCCAAACAATTACATGTTCATCATtatattggccataagatgtataCATTCACAGGACCATGAGTTCAAGCACACCCTCAAGTTCAATGAGTGGTTGGTTGACCCTCCTTTAGCCGCaataaccataaccataaccatagATGTTTCCAGATGGGCAAAACCATTAGGATGAATCTTATACCATCCCTCTTAAGAAAACTTCCACACTTCAGCAAGTTCCCTGGGATGTCTGtggtgaatagctttcttgaggtCATGCCAAATCATCACATTTGGGTTCATGTAAGGGCTTTGCCAAGCCATGGGTCTACTTACTTATTCCTTCCTCACTTGATAATGTTTGCATTGCATCTTATGGTCAATAAAAAATTGATATCATGTCATTGATGGGATGGTATTAGTTAACATAGGGCAATCTTTGTTCCTTGTGATTtttgggaagatcagaccatatttTATGACCAATTTCAGCAGAAATACAAGACAATTCAAAGGCTGTAATAACTTTTTCCTCTCAACGTTAAAGTGAGCGCTACATGTAGAAATACCTTTGATCACTCCACAGAATTACATCATCAGCCTAATTCCACCTGTGTGAACTTAAACACCATGGATGCTGGCCCATCAGCTCCACATTAAGCAGCATGAGACAGCCTGTGTACCAGCCACCACATGCTCGACGGCCCCCTGCTGTGGTTCGGCCTTCTGAGTCCTTTTAAACtgcatcacattacactacacttactgtagctgatgcttttatccagagcaCTTTACACTTGTTAAGGCaaagggtattagttacagcctGGAGCAATGAGGTGCCTTTCTCAaccatgggattcgaacctgcaaccttccaataacaacacaaactccctGACCATTCCGCTAGAATGGTGCTTAAAGAGTCTGTCCTACTAATATTGTGTTGGTGTATAGAGACAGAGTTTATACTGCACTCGTGTCTGTCAGTGAGTAAATGTGTAATGTAGAGTGTATCtactacgtgcgtgtgtgcgtgcgtgtgtgtgtgtgtgtgtgtgtgtgggccatgcTTATTGCTGAGAGACATGCTCagccacctgtctctctctctctctctctctctctctctctctctctctctctctctctctctctctctctctctctctctctctctctctctctctctctctctgtgtgtgtgtgcgtgcgtgcgtgcgtgtttccagCGAATCTCAGTCAActagtgagtgactgagtgcatgtgcatgcaacTGAACTCCAGCTGGGGATCAGGAGCCGTGTGTTGCTCTATTCCAGTGGAAAATCCCAAAAAGCTGGAGTTCAAATAGAACAGGAAGTCCAGTAGGGGGCAGTAGCGAGCCAAAAGGTTTGGTC contains:
- the hcn4l gene encoding potassium/sodium hyperpolarization-activated cyclic nucleotide-gated channel 3, yielding MDRLHSSMRNRVYSLPQHIGPKATMSGDGEDGDKDTRRKSVKMQHLPSPSATGSTKGICDTKGGETEPDVGRVFRTNVNGDCRRFKGSLSSISSRHSNSAEQRRLITETDGSPTDDNPSDEPGSGGDQGAQGDGAGATGGAGAEEASHSDQPSFIKLEGIDQIMSDDDRMYQSAGFMHRQFGAMLQPGVNKFSLRMFGSEKAVEREQERVKTAGFWIIHPYSDFRFYWDLIMLLLMVGNLIIIPVGITFFKDEHTPAWIVFNVVSDTFFLVDLVLNFRTGVVKEDSTEIILEPREIKRRYLRSWFAVDFISSIPVDYIFLIVETRIDTDFYKTARALRIVRFMKILSLLRLLRLSRLIRYIHQWEEIFHMTYDLASAMVRIVNLIGMMLLLCHWDGCLQFLVPMLQDFPADCWVAKNKMVNDTWGQQYSYALFKAMSHMLCIGYGMYPPVGMTDVWLTILSMIVGATCYAMFVGHATALIQSLDSSRRQYQEKYKQVEQYMSFHKLPADMRQRIHDYYEHRYQGKMFDEESILGELNEPLREEIISFNCRKLVATMPLFANADPNFVTSMLTKLRFEVFQPGDYIIREGTVGKKMYFIQHGVLSVLTKGSKETKISDGSYFGEICLLTRGRRTASVRAETYCRLYSLSVDHFDEVLEEYPMMRRAFETVALDRLDRIGKRNSVLQHKVQHDLNSGEQDGLETEIIQQIVQHDRDMAHCAHLIPTTPTGVAPHGPDPAHVIWAPLIQAPLQAAAATTSVAIALTRHPHLPHALFRPPAAPLGSLKGGGSQVRRYPFGASPFAEPASASGAGHSPSQFSSGVETPILDSLRAKRSSCTSLLSGPPSPSSSRSLLSVVATTITTTTTCTTSVTSPSQPGGAPAPRPQRHPSSCVSTCSSSAQLHPPPKHVAHSQPMSISPDPLPTTTPLPGFFQQGAPPTGRVPTTGRAARQFHSVATGGSSLAPLIASSINPILSQLQAAQLQASKPGQELIRLGRTSANQPFALYSAAAGTAAGSPIATPHTRLEQRSPRAPASPLSAPSPLPTRSPLPSSSSPQPLPSPLPASSPMPTSSPLPAPSPLAVPSPMPTPSSMPSSSPLPAAPAPAGPGGRQVVVTPVLSPASSALASLAQYGSRTGSPSPSNTPPVHSPLLHSPLLDKHWQRGGGGGGGGGGGSGGGSPGVPGSPVQTPCGSGSPAWASSLAAPPRALFPPQLPSPHREVCVVDLTPHPQTARGSPPHRDDARGVELPLQDLSTITTSHSTTTTTPPRLKQGSEVTAGASPVMCSFSTCTSSPTLGGSSSKPLSTISGHMTPATTTQTPVSPLSPALQAGAAAAPTSLPRPASGPGTPRGRAGSQPKMPSNL